Proteins co-encoded in one Nicotiana sylvestris chromosome 7, ASM39365v2, whole genome shotgun sequence genomic window:
- the LOC104231492 gene encoding ATP-dependent helicase rhp16-like isoform X1, translated as MDPPIPEDQGNGGYLDPMAEKALLMKRIEGRKKERESNKKKRSPLKWETWEEQMDKWLTKNYSRDVDLGNTQNVLVPAETAEPPSDFILPLLRYQKEWLAWSLKQEESVARGGILADEMGMGKTVQAIALVLAQRELQKSNSNSSILSSLPSTSQIFPAVKGTLVVCPVIAGIQWFSEIERCTTKGSNRILVYHGTDREKHMHKLAEYDFVITTYSTIEVDYRKYMTPSKELSKNLEPRVEVLDQKTGSTENLSNSGSIDNSAVSRRKSALHSVKWDRIILDEAHYVKNSRCKTSRAVFALESSYKWALTGTPLQNRIGELYSFVRFLQAPYAYYFCKDCDCTELDYSFAECPQCHHNCARHFLWWNRYIKKPLQENPNKGAGKDAMLLLKHNILKKLLLRRTKKERAAELALPMKTVTLRKDSLNDEERDFYMSFHNESKTQFDTYVRVGTLTNNYAHVFAIITRLRQAVDHPYLVVCSSTDLTSVNKDAGDVEKSCSLCKDTVEDPIVTSCTHVFCKTCLINFAESRGKPACPSCDKPLTFDSNANNDKGDSSSKPTVKGFRSSSISNKIQRDGFQTSTKIEALREEIRFMVERDGSAKGIVFSQFTSFLDLIQYSLQKSGVNCVQLVGSMSMAERNAAVTTFTEDPKCRILLMSLKAGGVALNLTVASHVFLMDPWWNPAVEWQAQDRIHRIGQHKPVRIVRFVIEDTIEERILELQEKRKLFFEGTVGGSSDALGKLTKSDLDFLFYRHF; from the exons ATGGATCCTCCAATTCCAG AAGACCAAGGGAATGGTGGATATCTTGATCCGATGGCGGAGAAGGCTTTATTGATGAAAAGGATAGAAGGTAGAAAAAAAGAACGTGAGagtaacaaaaagaaaagatCACCTTTGAAGTGGGAGACATGGGAAGAACAAATGGATAAGTGGCTTACAAAAAATTATTCAAGAGATGTAGACTTAGGTAATACTCAGAACGTGTTGGTTCCAGCTGAAACAGCCGAGCCACCATCCGATTTTATATTGCCACTGCTAAGGTACCAAAAGGAGTGGTTGGCTTGGTCATTAAAGCAAGAAGAATCTGTAGCAAGAGGAGGTATTCTTGCTGATGAAATGGGAATGGGGAAGACTGTTCAAGCCATAGCACTTGTGCTTGCTCAACGCGAATTACAGAAATCAAATAGTAATTCCAGTATATTGTCATCTTTGCCAAGTACTTCCCAGATATTCCCAGCAGTCAAAGGAACTCTAGTTGTATGTCCTGTGATTGCAGGAATCCAATGGTTTAGCGAGATTGAACGTTGCACCACTAAAGGAAGCAACAGAATTCTTGTTTATCATGGCACCGACAGGGAGAAACATATGCACAAATTGGCGGAATATGATTTTGTTATTACTACCTACTCCACCATTGAGGTTGACTATAGGAAGTATATGACACCATCAAAGGAGCTGAGTAAGAACTTAGAACCTCGGGTAGAAGTGTTGGACCAGAAAACAGGTTCTACAGAAAATTTGAGCAACAGTGGTTCTATTGATAATTCAGCTGTGTCCAGGAGGAAGTCAGCTTTGCATTCAGTGAAGTGGGACCGCATCATTTTGGATGAG GCACATTATGTGAAAAATTCACGCTGCAAAACCTCAAGAGCTGTTTTTGCGTTAGAATCTTCTTATAAGTGGGCCTTAACTGGTACACCCCTGCAAAATCGTATAGGAGAATTGTACTCATTT GTTCGTTTCCTACAAGCTCCTTACGCTTATTACTTTTGCAAAGATTGTGATTGCACAGAACTTGATTATAG CTTCGCTGAGTGCCCACAGTGCCACCACAACTGCGCACGCCACTTTCTCTGGTGGAATAGA TATATTAAAAAACCTTTACAAGAAAATCCAAACAAAGGGGCTGGTAAAGATGCGATGCTTTTATTGAAGCACAATATTCTGAAAAAGCTATTGCTAAGACGTACCAAAAAGGAAAGAGCTGCTGAGTTAGCACTTCCCATGAAGACT GTTACTCTGAGAAAAGATTCTTTGAATGACGAAGAACGCGACTTCTACATGTCATTTCACAATGAAAGCAAGACACAGTTCGATAC ATATGTTAGGGTGGGAACTCTAACGAATAACTATGCTCACGTTTTTGCTATAATCACACGCCTACGGCAG GCAGTTGATCACCCTTACCTTGTGGTATGCTCTAGCACAGATTTGACTAGTGTGAATAAAGATGCTGGAGATGTTGAAAAATCGTGTAGCTTATGTAAAGATACGGTGGAAGATCCAATA GTTACTTCTTGCACACACGTGTTTTGCAAGACGTGTTTGATAAACTTTGCTGAAAGTAGGGGAAAACCGGCATGCCCTTCATGTGATAAACCCCTTACATTTGACTCCAATGCAAATAATGATAAGGGGGATTCTAGTTCTAAGCCTACTGTCAAAGGGTTTAGGTCCTCAAGTATATCGAACAAAATTCAGCGCGATGGATTCCAGACAAGCACTAAAATAGAAGCTTTG AGGGAAGAAATTAGGTTCATGGTTGAAAGAGACGGTTCTGCAAAAGGAATAGTTTTCAGCCAGTTCACATCGTTTTTGGATCTAATACAGTACTCTCTTCAGAAA TCGGGCGTCAATTGTGTTCAATTAGTTGGATCCATGTCTATGGCTGAAAGAAATGCTGCAGTTACCACATTTACTGAAGATCCAAAATGCAGGATACTTCTTATGAGCTTGAAAGCTGGAGGTGTTGCCCTCAATCTTACAGTTGCATCACAT GTTTTCTTGATGGATCCTTGGTGGAATCCTGCGGTGGAGTGGCAAGCACAAGATAGAATCCATCGAATAGGGCAACATAAACCAGTCAG GATTGTGAGATTCGTAATTGAGGATACAATTGAAGAAAGGATCTTAGAGTTACAAGAGAAGAGGAAACTATTTTTTGAAGG GACTGTCGGTGGTTCTTCAGATGCCTTGGGAAAGCTAACAAAGTCAGACTTGGATTTCCTGTTTTATCGTCACTTTTAA
- the LOC104231492 gene encoding ATP-dependent helicase rhp16-like isoform X2 gives MDPPIPDQGNGGYLDPMAEKALLMKRIEGRKKERESNKKKRSPLKWETWEEQMDKWLTKNYSRDVDLGNTQNVLVPAETAEPPSDFILPLLRYQKEWLAWSLKQEESVARGGILADEMGMGKTVQAIALVLAQRELQKSNSNSSILSSLPSTSQIFPAVKGTLVVCPVIAGIQWFSEIERCTTKGSNRILVYHGTDREKHMHKLAEYDFVITTYSTIEVDYRKYMTPSKELSKNLEPRVEVLDQKTGSTENLSNSGSIDNSAVSRRKSALHSVKWDRIILDEAHYVKNSRCKTSRAVFALESSYKWALTGTPLQNRIGELYSFVRFLQAPYAYYFCKDCDCTELDYSFAECPQCHHNCARHFLWWNRYIKKPLQENPNKGAGKDAMLLLKHNILKKLLLRRTKKERAAELALPMKTVTLRKDSLNDEERDFYMSFHNESKTQFDTYVRVGTLTNNYAHVFAIITRLRQAVDHPYLVVCSSTDLTSVNKDAGDVEKSCSLCKDTVEDPIVTSCTHVFCKTCLINFAESRGKPACPSCDKPLTFDSNANNDKGDSSSKPTVKGFRSSSISNKIQRDGFQTSTKIEALREEIRFMVERDGSAKGIVFSQFTSFLDLIQYSLQKSGVNCVQLVGSMSMAERNAAVTTFTEDPKCRILLMSLKAGGVALNLTVASHVFLMDPWWNPAVEWQAQDRIHRIGQHKPVRIVRFVIEDTIEERILELQEKRKLFFEGTVGGSSDALGKLTKSDLDFLFYRHF, from the exons ATGGATCCTCCAATTCCAG ACCAAGGGAATGGTGGATATCTTGATCCGATGGCGGAGAAGGCTTTATTGATGAAAAGGATAGAAGGTAGAAAAAAAGAACGTGAGagtaacaaaaagaaaagatCACCTTTGAAGTGGGAGACATGGGAAGAACAAATGGATAAGTGGCTTACAAAAAATTATTCAAGAGATGTAGACTTAGGTAATACTCAGAACGTGTTGGTTCCAGCTGAAACAGCCGAGCCACCATCCGATTTTATATTGCCACTGCTAAGGTACCAAAAGGAGTGGTTGGCTTGGTCATTAAAGCAAGAAGAATCTGTAGCAAGAGGAGGTATTCTTGCTGATGAAATGGGAATGGGGAAGACTGTTCAAGCCATAGCACTTGTGCTTGCTCAACGCGAATTACAGAAATCAAATAGTAATTCCAGTATATTGTCATCTTTGCCAAGTACTTCCCAGATATTCCCAGCAGTCAAAGGAACTCTAGTTGTATGTCCTGTGATTGCAGGAATCCAATGGTTTAGCGAGATTGAACGTTGCACCACTAAAGGAAGCAACAGAATTCTTGTTTATCATGGCACCGACAGGGAGAAACATATGCACAAATTGGCGGAATATGATTTTGTTATTACTACCTACTCCACCATTGAGGTTGACTATAGGAAGTATATGACACCATCAAAGGAGCTGAGTAAGAACTTAGAACCTCGGGTAGAAGTGTTGGACCAGAAAACAGGTTCTACAGAAAATTTGAGCAACAGTGGTTCTATTGATAATTCAGCTGTGTCCAGGAGGAAGTCAGCTTTGCATTCAGTGAAGTGGGACCGCATCATTTTGGATGAG GCACATTATGTGAAAAATTCACGCTGCAAAACCTCAAGAGCTGTTTTTGCGTTAGAATCTTCTTATAAGTGGGCCTTAACTGGTACACCCCTGCAAAATCGTATAGGAGAATTGTACTCATTT GTTCGTTTCCTACAAGCTCCTTACGCTTATTACTTTTGCAAAGATTGTGATTGCACAGAACTTGATTATAG CTTCGCTGAGTGCCCACAGTGCCACCACAACTGCGCACGCCACTTTCTCTGGTGGAATAGA TATATTAAAAAACCTTTACAAGAAAATCCAAACAAAGGGGCTGGTAAAGATGCGATGCTTTTATTGAAGCACAATATTCTGAAAAAGCTATTGCTAAGACGTACCAAAAAGGAAAGAGCTGCTGAGTTAGCACTTCCCATGAAGACT GTTACTCTGAGAAAAGATTCTTTGAATGACGAAGAACGCGACTTCTACATGTCATTTCACAATGAAAGCAAGACACAGTTCGATAC ATATGTTAGGGTGGGAACTCTAACGAATAACTATGCTCACGTTTTTGCTATAATCACACGCCTACGGCAG GCAGTTGATCACCCTTACCTTGTGGTATGCTCTAGCACAGATTTGACTAGTGTGAATAAAGATGCTGGAGATGTTGAAAAATCGTGTAGCTTATGTAAAGATACGGTGGAAGATCCAATA GTTACTTCTTGCACACACGTGTTTTGCAAGACGTGTTTGATAAACTTTGCTGAAAGTAGGGGAAAACCGGCATGCCCTTCATGTGATAAACCCCTTACATTTGACTCCAATGCAAATAATGATAAGGGGGATTCTAGTTCTAAGCCTACTGTCAAAGGGTTTAGGTCCTCAAGTATATCGAACAAAATTCAGCGCGATGGATTCCAGACAAGCACTAAAATAGAAGCTTTG AGGGAAGAAATTAGGTTCATGGTTGAAAGAGACGGTTCTGCAAAAGGAATAGTTTTCAGCCAGTTCACATCGTTTTTGGATCTAATACAGTACTCTCTTCAGAAA TCGGGCGTCAATTGTGTTCAATTAGTTGGATCCATGTCTATGGCTGAAAGAAATGCTGCAGTTACCACATTTACTGAAGATCCAAAATGCAGGATACTTCTTATGAGCTTGAAAGCTGGAGGTGTTGCCCTCAATCTTACAGTTGCATCACAT GTTTTCTTGATGGATCCTTGGTGGAATCCTGCGGTGGAGTGGCAAGCACAAGATAGAATCCATCGAATAGGGCAACATAAACCAGTCAG GATTGTGAGATTCGTAATTGAGGATACAATTGAAGAAAGGATCTTAGAGTTACAAGAGAAGAGGAAACTATTTTTTGAAGG GACTGTCGGTGGTTCTTCAGATGCCTTGGGAAAGCTAACAAAGTCAGACTTGGATTTCCTGTTTTATCGTCACTTTTAA